A single window of Solanum dulcamara chromosome 5, daSolDulc1.2, whole genome shotgun sequence DNA harbors:
- the LOC129889084 gene encoding pentatricopeptide repeat-containing protein At5g42310, chloroplastic: MVGLSLPSTFTCWRRRRRMNTLLLPPPLQLCYQFRLHTNRRHQILGQQASSSHLSISKQFNIDSLDEEDEEYDVLSYPNQRYDFTPLLQFLSTTEPNSENSSSTQLDPTELRLAESYRAVPAPLWHSLLKSLSSKTSSISIAYALVTWLQKHNVCFSYELLYSILIHALGRSEKLYEAFLLSQRQTLTPLTYNALIGACARNGDLEKALNLMCRMRRDGYQSDYVNYSLIIQSLIRSNSIDLTMLDKFCYEIEADMIELDGQLLNDMIVGFAKAGDVDRALGFMGVVQGNGLSPKTATVVNLISELGNSGRTEEAEAIFEELKEGGLKPRTRAFNAVLKGYVKTGSLKDAEYIVSEMERSGVAPDEHTYSLLIDAYGNEGRWESARIVLKEMEANNVQPNSFVFSRILASYRDRGEWQRSFQVLKEMKNSGVNPDRQFYNIMIDTFGKYNCLDHAMSTFERMKMEEIQPDTVTWNTLIDCHSKHGHHNKAEELFEAMQESGCSPCTTTYNIMINSFGELEKWEEVKGLLSKMQSQGLLPNVVTYTTLINIYGQSGRFNDAIECLEVMKSAGLKPSSTMYNALINAYAQRGLSEQAVNAFRIMKGDGLKPSLLALNSLINAFGEDRRDAEAFAVLKYMKENDMKPDVVTYTTLMKTLIRVEKFERVPAVYEEMLLSGCIPDRKARAMLRSALRYMKSTLKL; the protein is encoded by the exons ATGGTTGGTTTATCTCTCCCCTCAACCTTCACTTGCTGGAGAAGAAGACGGAGAATGAACACTCTGTTACTTCCTCCGCCGTTGCAACTGTGTTATCAATTTCGTCTGCACACCAATCGGCGACATCAAATTCTTGGGCAACAGGCCTCAAGTTCCCATTTGTCCATCTCCAAGCAATTCAATATCGATAGCCTAGACGAAGAGGATGAAGAATACGACGTCCTTTCTTACCCAAATCAACGTTACGATTTCACTCCCCTGCTTCAATTTCTCTCCACCACCGAACCCAATTCAGAAAATTCTTCATCCACACAACTCGACCCGACCGAGTTGCGGCTTGCTGAGTCATATCGAGCTGTGCCGGCTCCACTCTGGCACTCTCTTCTGAAAAGTCTCTCCTCCAAGACATCCTCAATTTCCATAGCGTATGCACTCGTTACATGGCTTCAGAAGCACAACGTTTGTTTCTCTTACGAACTGCTCTACTCAATTCTCATTCACGCGCTCGGACGCTCGGAGAAGTTGTACGAGGCTTTTTTGCTCTCACAGCGGCAAACACTGACGCCCTTAACCTACAATGCACTTATTGGTGCTTGTGCACGAAACGGTGATCTCGAAAAAGCACTTAATTTGATGTGTAGAATGCGCAGAGACGGGTATCAATCTGACTATGTTAATTATAGTTTGATTATTCAGTCCCTTATTCGTAGTAATTCTATTGATTTAACTATGTTAGACAAGTTCTGTTATGAAATTGAAGCCGATATGATTGAACTTGATGGGCAATTGTTGAATGATATGATTGTGGGTTTCGCTAAAGCTGGTGATGTTGATAGAGCTTTAGGTTTCATGGGTGTTGTTCAAGGTAATGGGTTGAGCCCTAAAACAGCTACTGTTGTTAACTTGATTTCTGAGTTGGGTAATTCAGGCAGGACTGAGGAGGCTGAGGCTATCTTCGAGGAGTTGAAAGAAGGCGGATTAAAGCCAAGGACGAGGGCGTTTAATGCCGTTTTAAAAGGGTATGTTAAAACTGGATCTTTGAAGGATGCTGAGTATATTGTGTCAGAGATGGAGAGGAGTGGGGTTGCTCCAGATGAACATACATATAGCTTGCTTATTGATGCTTATGGAAATGAAGGTAGGTGGGAAAGTGCGAGAATTGTGTTGAAAGAAATGGAAGCGAATAATGTTCAACCAAATTCATTTGTGTTTAGTAGGATCTTAGCTAGTTATCGTGATAGGGGAGAGTGGCAGAGATCATTTCAGGTGCTTAAAGAAATGAAGAATAGTGGGGTGAATCCTGATAGGCAGTTTTATAACATAATGATTGATACTTTTGGGAAGTACAATTGTTTGGATCATGCAATGTCTACATTTGAAAGGATGAAGATGGAGGAAATTCAACCTGATACTGTTACATGGAACACACTTATAGATTGCCATAGTAAGCATGGACATCACAATAAGGCAGAGGAGCTGTTTGAGGCGATGCAGGAAAGTGGATGTTCTCCGTGCACCACCACATACAATATAATGATTAATTCTTTTGGTGAGCTGGAGAAATGGGAGGAAGTGAAGGGCCTGTTGAGTAAAATGCAGAGTCAGGGCCTACTGCCCAACGTTGTTACATATACCACTCTAATTAATATTTATGGACAGTCAGGAAGGTTCAATGATGCTATTGAGTGCTTGGAGGTGATGAAGTCTGCGGGGTTGAAGCCATCCTCAACCATGTATAATGCCTTGATTAATGCCTATGCACAGAGG GGATTGTCTGAACAAGCAGTAAATGCCTTTAGGATCATGAAGGGTGATGGTCTAAAGCCCAGCCTGTTAGCTCTCAATTCACTAATTAATGCATTTGGTGAGGATCGGAGAGATGCTGAAGCTTTTGCTGTATTGAAGTATATGAAAGAAAAT GATATGAAGCCGGATGTTGTTACTTACACCACTCTCATGAAAACCTTGATACGTGTGGAGAAGTTTGAAAGG GTTCCAGCTGTCTATGAAGAAATGCTATTGTCTGGATGCATCCCGGATAGGAAAGCTAGAGCAATGCTGCGATCTGCTTTGAGATACATGAAGTCTACATTGAAATTGTAG
- the LOC129890504 gene encoding uncharacterized protein LOC129890504, with protein sequence MTKVYKQTDFDMLKSKVEQFNVWIKEYLELAGYEKWARVVETSDYVHTVNDEDTMFIVFLKTKTCTCMRFQMEEILCSHIWVVLKNEHLVPDPFCSEYYKPKMLLTTYNILIYPLSDRNYWKILDHIENDIVRPSEFKRQPKRPQKKLCDEVYNELYGKKSKNSCSTCGNKCHNRRSSRNGPRVT encoded by the exons ATGACAAAAGTATACAAGCAGACTGATTTTGATATGCTGAAGAGCAAGGTTGAACAATTTAATGTTTGGATAAAGGAATATTTAGAGTTGGCAGGATATGAAAAATGGGCTAGG GTTGTAGAAACAAGTGATTACGTGCACACTGTGAATGACGAGGATACAATGTTTATAGTTTTTCTTAAAACTAAAACTTGTACATGTATGAGATTCCAGATGGAAGAAATATTGTGTTCACATATTTGGGTTGTTTTAAAAAACGAACATCTAGTTCCTGATCCATTTTGTTCAGAATATTACAAGCCAAAAATGTTGTTGACTACATACAACATTCTTATATACCCTTTGTCTGATAGAAACTATTGGAAGATACTTGATCATATTGAGAATGACATTGTTCGGCCATCGGAATTCAAACGACAACCTAAAAGGCCACAAAAGAAGCTGTGTGACGAAGTATACAATGAGCTATATGGAAAGAAGAGTAAAAATTCATGTAGTACATGTGGGAATAAATGTCACAATAGGCGGTCGAGTAGGAATGGACCACGTGTTACTTAG